The DNA region TGGTGATCACGGCCTCGTCGGGGGACTCCTCCAGCCGCCACACGCCCTCCAGGAACCCGTCGACGAGGAGCGTGCAGTAGGCCTGGTTGCCCTGCCAGGAGCGGCCCTTGTAGTCGGCGGACACCACCCGGGAGCGGTCGGCGTGCGAGAGGAGCAGATTGTCGAACTCGGGCAGCAGCCGAGGCGGGGCCGGTGTGTCCGCGTCCGGGCGGGGGGCGTCCGGCAGGTCGAAGAGCTCGACGCCGTGCTCGTCGCGGAAGGTGACCAGTTGCGGCCGCAGCCGTTCGAAGACCTCGCGCAGCCGGGTCAGACCGGCCCAGGTCTGCATGTCCTTGACGGATGCGGGGCCGAAGGCGGCGAGATAGCGCAGGACGGTGGCGTCGGGGGCGGGCGCGGGCTCCGCGGGCCGGCCGAGCCAGTGCTCGGCGGTGGTGAGCGCGACCTGTCCGCTGCGGCCCCACATGCCGCGCGGGGTGACCTGGACGAGGGGCAGCCGGCAGCGGGCCGCGATGGCGAGGGCCAGCGGGTCGGCGTCCGGCCATTCGACGAGCAGTGCCTCGCGCAACTGCTTCAGGGTGCGCGGCTCGGCCTCGACGAGTTCCCGGCTGATCGCGGTGAGCCGGTCGAGATCCACGCCGACCAGCCCGTGGCGGAAGCCGTACAGCTCCCGCTCCCGTGCGGCCTGCACGAGCGGCCGCAGCGTGAGGCAGTCGTCGGCTGTGTGGGTGTGGATGGTGGAGCGCATGGTCACGATGCGCACGACCTCGCGCGCCTCCATGGCGGCCGAGAGCTCCTCGGGCGCGAATCCCTCCAGACGGGCGGCGAGGGCGTAGTACGGGGGCTTCACGTTCTGCGCCTGGAGGCCGACGAGGTGTTCGACGGCATCCGTCGCGGACAGGGTGGCCCGGCGCAGGAGCAGCTGCCGGTCGAGCGTCGCGCGGTTCAGCTCACGGACGCTGAGCACGGGGGCGGTCGAGGTCGTCTTCGTCATGCTCCGCACGCTATCGGGACTTGCGGACAAGTTCTGTCCGCAACCCTTGCCGATCCCCTACCCCGCGCCCCCGCTCACGCCATTTGACCCGTATATCCTGCTCGGTGATCGCCGAGACGGACGTTCGACACGTTCGAAGGACGCGACCCGTCGAGACACCAACAGGGAGGCCGCCGCGATGTCGGACCGCCGAGCCCGCCGCCCCGTGCCGCCTTCGGGGGGCGGCCGAAAGCCGGTGTGGCGGCGCGCCGTGCCCGAGGCGACGCCACCGCCGGCGGATCCGCCGGCGCCACGTCCGGCCCCCGCCGAGCCGGCTCCCGCGGAGTCCGGCAGCGTCGTACAGGCGGCGCTCTACCGCGACGGGACGCGGGTCGCGAACCCCGCCACCCTCGCGGACACGTTCCGTGAGCTGCGCGAGCAGCCGGACGGCATGGCGTGGATCGGCCTGGCCCGTCCGACGGAGGAGGAAATCCTTTCCCTGGCGGCCGAGTTCGACCTCCACCCGCTCGCGGTCGAGGACGCGATGGAGGCCCATCAGCGGCCGAAGCTGGAGCGCTACGGCGAGACGCTCTTCGTCGTGCTGCGCGCCGCCCGGTACCTCGACGCGTCGGAGGAGGTCGACTTCGGTGAGCTGCACGTCTTCATCGGCCCCGACTTCCTGATCACGGTCCGGCACGGCGCCGCCCCCGACCTCTCCGCCGTGCGCCGCCGCATGGAGGAGACACCGGAGCTGCTGAAACTCGGCCCGGAGGCGGTTCTGTACGCGATCCTCGACGCCGTCGTGGACGGTTACGCCCCGGTCGTCTCCGGTGTCCAGAACGACATCGACGAGATCGAGACCGAGGTCTTCGGCGGCGACCCCTGGGTGTCCCGGCGCATCTACGAACTCTCCCGCGAGATGGTGGAGTTCCAGCGCGCCACCCGCCCCCTGGTCGGCATGCTGCACGGCCTGATGGCCGGCTTCGCCAAGTACGGCACCGACGAGGAGCTCCAGCGCTACCTCCGCGACGTCGCCGACCACGTCACCCACACCAGCGAACGCGTGGACGGCTTCCGCCAGGCCCTCACGGACATCCTCACCGTGAACGCGACCCTGGTCACCCAGCAGCAGAACGCGGAGATGCGAGCCCTGGCCGAGGCGGGCTTCGAACAGAACGAGGAGATCAAGAAGATCTCGTCCTGGGCCGCCATCCTCTTCGCCCCCACGCTCGTCGGGACGATCTACGGCATGAACTTCGACGACATGCCGGAACTGGGCTGGACCTTCGGATACCCCTTCGCGATCGGCCTGATGGCCGTGGTGTGCGTGAGCCTGTACTTCATCTTCAAGCGCCGGGACTGGCTCTAGGGACCGGCCGGACTCGCCGCACAGTGACGCGGTGTGCCCTCGTACGTGCCGCCGTGGCCCGTAGTACGAACCCCGTCCACGGATCAAGAGGACCCCTGCGAGGTCAAGGTCACAGCGGGTCCCTCTGCTGCTCACCTGTGGATCTGACCTAGCATCCGAGCATGACGGTCCTGCCTGACGACGGGCTCTCGCTGGCCGCCGAGTTCCCTGACGCGACCCATGAGCAGTGGCAACGCCTCGTGGCGGGCGTACTGCGCAAGTCGGGCAAGGAAGTCTCGGACGGCGCAGCTGAGGACGCCCTGTCCACCACGCTCGAGGACGGGCTGCGCGCCCGCCCTCTTTACAGCGCACACGACTCCGCGCCGGATCCCGGCCTGCCCGGTTTCGCCCCCTTCGTGAGGGGCGGCCGTGCCGAGGGCAACACCCTCGGCGGCTGGGACGTACGGCAGCGGCACACGGCCGCCGACAACGGCGCGGTCCTCGCGGACCTGGAGAACGGGGTCGCCTCACTGTGGCTGGCCGTCGGCGCGGGCGGTTTCCCCGTGTCGTCGCTCGGCACGGTCCTGGACGGCGTCTACCTCGACCTGGCGCCTGTCGTCCTGGAAGCGGGGCGTGAAGTCGAGACCGCCGCACGGGAGTTGCTGCGGATCTACGAGGAGCGGGGCGTCGCGCGCGACGCCGCCCGTGGCAACCTCGGCGCCGATCCCCTGGGCCATGAGGCCCGTACGGGAGACGACGGGTTCGACCTCGCGCCCGTCGCCGCTCTCGCGCGGCTGTGCGCCGAGGAGTACCCGGGGCTGCGGGCGCTGACGGTCGACGCGCTGCCGTACCACGAGGCCGGCGGGTCCGCCGGCCAGGAGCTGGGCTGCTCGCTGGCGACCGGTGTCGCCTATCTGCGGGAGCTGACCGGGGCGGGGCTGAGCGTCGAACAGGCCTGTGCGCAGCTGGAGTTCCGGTACGCGGCCACCGCCGACCAGTTCCTGACCATCGCCAAGCTGCGCGCGGCGCGCAGGCTCTGGGCGCGGGTCGCCGAGGTCTGCGGGGCGCCGGGCGGGCAGGTGCAGCACGCGGTGACCTCGCC from Streptomyces sp. NBC_00258 includes:
- a CDS encoding winged helix DNA-binding domain-containing protein, with product MTKTTSTAPVLSVRELNRATLDRQLLLRRATLSATDAVEHLVGLQAQNVKPPYYALAARLEGFAPEELSAAMEAREVVRIVTMRSTIHTHTADDCLTLRPLVQAARERELYGFRHGLVGVDLDRLTAISRELVEAEPRTLKQLREALLVEWPDADPLALAIAARCRLPLVQVTPRGMWGRSGQVALTTAEHWLGRPAEPAPAPDATVLRYLAAFGPASVKDMQTWAGLTRLREVFERLRPQLVTFRDEHGVELFDLPDAPRPDADTPAPPRLLPEFDNLLLSHADRSRVVSADYKGRSWQGNQAYCTLLVDGFLEGVWRLEESPDEAVITIEPFGTLSRRQRDEVAEEATRMLSVLSTASSYDIRFGTVVRG
- a CDS encoding magnesium and cobalt transport protein CorA; this encodes MSDRRARRPVPPSGGGRKPVWRRAVPEATPPPADPPAPRPAPAEPAPAESGSVVQAALYRDGTRVANPATLADTFRELREQPDGMAWIGLARPTEEEILSLAAEFDLHPLAVEDAMEAHQRPKLERYGETLFVVLRAARYLDASEEVDFGELHVFIGPDFLITVRHGAAPDLSAVRRRMEETPELLKLGPEAVLYAILDAVVDGYAPVVSGVQNDIDEIETEVFGGDPWVSRRIYELSREMVEFQRATRPLVGMLHGLMAGFAKYGTDEELQRYLRDVADHVTHTSERVDGFRQALTDILTVNATLVTQQQNAEMRALAEAGFEQNEEIKKISSWAAILFAPTLVGTIYGMNFDDMPELGWTFGYPFAIGLMAVVCVSLYFIFKRRDWL
- a CDS encoding methylmalonyl-CoA mutase subunit beta; its protein translation is MTVLPDDGLSLAAEFPDATHEQWQRLVAGVLRKSGKEVSDGAAEDALSTTLEDGLRARPLYSAHDSAPDPGLPGFAPFVRGGRAEGNTLGGWDVRQRHTAADNGAVLADLENGVASLWLAVGAGGFPVSSLGTVLDGVYLDLAPVVLEAGREVETAARELLRIYEERGVARDAARGNLGADPLGHEARTGDDGFDLAPVAALARLCAEEYPGLRALTVDALPYHEAGGSAGQELGCSLATGVAYLRELTGAGLSVEQACAQLEFRYAATADQFLTIAKLRAARRLWARVAEVCGAPGGQVQHAVTSPVMMSRRDPWVNMLRATVATLAAGVGGAESVTVLPFDHALGLPDAFTRRIARNTSTILVEESHLSRVIDPAGGSWYVERLTDELAHAGWEFFQSIERAGGQAAALRSGLVGQELAATWQARSAKLAKRREPVTGVSEFPHLAERSVAREPAPEPPSGGLPRVRRDEAYEALRARSDAHLAASGTRPRIFLAALGPAAAHTARLTFASNLFQAGGIEPVLEGAFEDSGATEACLCSSDALYEERAAEVTASLKSAGAAHVFLAGRPGQYPGVDDYVFAGCDAVAVLSATLDRMGVS